Proteins from a single region of Hordeum vulgare subsp. vulgare chromosome 6H, MorexV3_pseudomolecules_assembly, whole genome shotgun sequence:
- the LOC123401842 gene encoding proline-rich protein 36-like, whose translation MAAWARPVRKITVAGYIYARLYPDVPVSAFPFSPTPHPQPSTVTSVLPAPSLPPGPADLGCAMASAVASSMPAAAPAAVSYGWLGPRLSFSREAPLAVAADHGKALSLEKPDQPAPAAASKEFIDFEFSFGGSATMLPADELFADGKLLPLRPPQPASVAAPEAERERESVLAEIPATPELVKTHRPSVAEPFDPYVFSPKAPTCSSRWRELLRLRKVQTPQKPSASPSPPQSPSPVPATPSRASSSSAARSLKLLLLQRNGGRASDLSVAPLLRDSSDSEASLSLASSRFSMSSSSSSSAHDHDDFPRHSIDSVDLTPKPRIRLVRSQPQRHCHPPASAPPQRHYHPPASAPPRAAHSPARRRAATPPPPSVASVDSPRMNSSGKIVFQGLERSSSSPAGSVHSSLRSRSRVMDRSYSTPVVLNVPVCSRPSFGFFKDKKETAAKDAAARLRSSLGRKAAHPTATAGGSSVSGRDLGTSK comes from the coding sequence ATGGCCGCCTGGGCCCGGCCTGTCAGGAAAATTACCGTGGCAGGTTATATATACGCGCGGCTTTACCCGGACGTCCCTGTCTCGGCATTTCCCTTCTCACCAACTCCACACCCGCAGCCAAGTACAGTGACCAGTGTACTgcccgctccctccctccctcctggcCCTGCCGACCTTGGATGCGCCATGGCGTCCGCCGTCGCCAGCAGCATGCCCGCCGCGGCCCCCGCCGCCGTCTCCTACGGCTGGCTCGGCCCGCGCCTCTCCTTCAGCCGGGAGGCACCTTTGGCCGTGGCGGCGGATCACGGCAAGGCCTTGTCGCTGGAGAAGCCGGATCAGCCTGCCCCGGCCGCGGCGTCCAAGGAGTTCATCGACTTCGAGTTCAGCTTCGGCGGGTCGGCGACCATGCTCCCCGCCGACGAGCTGTTCGCGGACGGGAAGCTGCTGCCGCTCCGGCCGCCGCAGCCCGCGTCCGTGGCGGCGCCGGAGGCTGAGCGGGAGCGGGAGAGTGTGCTGGCGGAGATCCCGGCGACGCCTGAGCTGGTGAAGACCCACCGCCCTTCCGTGGCCGAGCCGTTCGACCCCTACGTGTTCTCCCCCAAGGCGCCGACGTGCTCGAGCCGCTGGCGGGAGCTGCTCCGGCTGAGGAAGGTCCAGACCCCGCAGAAGCCGTCTGCGTCGCCGTCGCCTCCGCAGTCTCCTTCGCCGGTGCCTGCGACTCCGTCAAGGGCGTCTAGCTCGTCGGCGGCCAGGTCCCTCAAGCTGCTCCTCCTCCAGCGGAACGGCGGCCGCGCGTCGGACCTCTCCGTGGCGCCGCTCCTCCGCGACAGCTCCGACTCGGAGGCGTCCCTCTCCCTCGCCTCCTCCCGCTTCtccatgtcgtcgtcgtcctcctcctccgcccacgACCACGACGACTTCCCGCGCCACTCCATCGACTCGGTCGACCTCACCCCGAAGCCAAGAATCCGGCTCGTCCGCTCCCAACCCCAGCGCCATTGCCACCCGCCCGCCTCCGCGCCACCCCAGCGCCATTACCACCCTCCCGCCTCCGCCCCGCCGCGCGCCGCCCACAGCCCTGCCCgtcgccgcgccgccaccccgccgccgccgtccgtgGCCTCGGTGGACTCCCCGCGCATGAACTCCTCCGGCAAGATCGTGTTCCAGGGGCTCGAGCGCAGCTCCAGCTCCCCCGCCGGCAGCGTCCACTCCAGCCTCCGGTCCCGCTCGCGCGTGATGGACCGGTCATACTCCACGCCGGTGGTGCTCAACGTGCCCGTCTGCTCGCGGCCGTCGTTCGGGTTCttcaaggacaagaaggagacggCAGCCAAGGACGCCGCCGCGCGGCTGCGGTCGTCGCTCGGCCGGAAGGCCGCCCATCCCACCGCCACCGCCGGCGGAAGCAGCGTGAGCGGTAGAGATCTTGGCACCAGCAAATGA
- the LOC123404680 gene encoding uncharacterized protein LOC123404680 has product MGKPLFLRIVQALGEWSPYFTQRVDALGRPSLSPLQKCTAAMHMLAYGVPADKTDDHIRLGATTALKCLENFAKGVIAKFGGEYLRRPTVEDIQRLLEIGEARGFPGMLGSIDCMHWEWKNCPVGWKGQFTRGDYGVPTIILEAVASHDLWIWHAFFGVPGSNNDINVLNQSPLFTQTLQGDAPRVDYYVNEQQYKNGYYLADGIYPEWAVFVKTIRLPQTEKDKLFAKKQEGARKDVERAFGVLQQRFKIVAEPSRLWDQVDICNIMKACVIMHNMILEDEKGVELPFDLNEALGSSTALPPTAISGATPLFADVVRRDVEIRDRAMHNRLKQDLVEHIWKKFSEDTNN; this is encoded by the coding sequence ATGGGAAAGCCCCTCTTTCTACGCATTGTTCAAGCGCTTGGTGAGTGGTCTCCCTACTTCACTCAAAGGGTAGATGCCCTCGGCCGTCCAAGTCTATCGCCTTTACAGAAATGCACAGCAGCCATGCATATGTTGGCGTATGGTGTACCTGCTGACAAAACAGATGACCACATTCGACTAGGTGCTACTACGGCACTCAAGTGTCTTGAAAATTTTGCCAAGGGGGTCATTGCCAAGTTTGGTGGAGAATATTTGCGCAGGCCAACTGTTGAAGACATTCAGCGTCTACTAGAAATTGGCGAAGCACGTGGTTTTCCAGGCATGCTAGGAAGCATAGACTGCATGCATTGGGAGTGGAAAAACTGTCCGGTCGGATGGAAGGGGCAGTTTACACGTGGTGACTATGGTGTCCCTACCATCATCCTTGAGGCTGTTGCATCCCATGATCTATGGATATGGCATGCCTTCTTTGGTGTTCCAGGAtccaacaatgacatcaatgtgctCAATCAATCACCATTGTTCACTCAAACATTGCAAGGGGATGCTCCTAGGGTAGACTACTATGTCAATGAGCAACAATACAAGAATGGATATTATCTTGCAGATGGAATATATCCGGAGTGGGCTGTTTTTGTAAAAACCATTCGGTTGCCTCAAACTGAGAAGGACAAGTTATTTGCAAAGAAACAAGAAGGTGCGAGAAAGGATGTTGAACGTGCATTCGGAGTTCTACAACAACGCTTCAAAATTGTGGCAGAACCATCACGACTTTGGGATCAAGTAGATATCTGCAACATAATGAAAgcgtgtgtgatcatgcacaacatgatactCGAAGATGAGAAGGGCGTGGAGTTGCCTTTCGATTTGAATGAAGCTCTAGGTTCATCTACTGCTTTGCCACCTACAGCGATTAGTGGGGCTACTCCTTTGTTTGCTGACGTGGTCAGAAGAGACGTTGAGATCCGTGACCGAGCCATGCACAATCGGCTCAAACAagacttggttgagcatatttggAAGAAATTCAGCGAAGATACAAACaattag